In the genome of Candidatus Zixiibacteriota bacterium, one region contains:
- a CDS encoding sigma-54 dependent transcriptional regulator, translating to MTEKYGRILVVDDDEDVLQAARLFLKQHVSRVRTETSPECLPDLVNDEEFDVYMLDMNFTKDVTSGQEGLTWLDKILQIDPGAVVILITAFADVDLAVKAIKYGATDFVEKPWQNEKLLATVMSALKLSRSRREVGTLRQRQLALSEELDLPFRDFIGSCDAMQKVFGVISKVAVTEANVLILGENGTGKELAARAVHRQSARAGEVFVKVDMGSISETLFESELFGHVKGAFTDAREDRAGRFETATGGTLFLDEIGNLPLPLQVKLLTVLQNRKVTRVGSNSEIPIDIRLICASNVSLIELAREGKFREDLLYRINTVEVQLPPLRERPDDMAVLAEHFMRRYAHKYRRTVTKLSASCLTKLRAYGWPGNVRELEHTIERAVIMCDASTLQPEDFVLSSAGKASGDLLIDSFRLEEVEKTVIRKALAKHDGNVTRTARELGLTRAALYRRLDRYGL from the coding sequence ATGACTGAAAAATACGGTAGAATCTTAGTTGTCGATGATGATGAAGACGTTCTTCAGGCGGCTCGGCTGTTTTTGAAACAGCATGTCAGCCGAGTGCGCACCGAGACTAGTCCGGAGTGTCTGCCTGATCTGGTGAACGATGAGGAGTTCGACGTCTACATGCTCGACATGAACTTCACCAAGGATGTCACCAGCGGACAGGAGGGGCTTACCTGGCTTGACAAGATTTTGCAGATCGATCCCGGTGCGGTGGTGATATTGATCACCGCCTTTGCCGATGTCGACCTGGCCGTGAAGGCGATCAAATATGGCGCAACCGATTTCGTGGAGAAGCCCTGGCAAAACGAAAAGCTGTTGGCGACCGTTATGTCGGCGCTGAAACTAAGTCGTTCGCGTCGCGAAGTGGGAACTCTGCGCCAGCGGCAGTTAGCGCTGAGTGAGGAGCTCGACCTTCCGTTCAGGGACTTCATCGGATCATGTGATGCCATGCAAAAAGTGTTCGGCGTGATTTCGAAAGTTGCCGTTACCGAGGCCAATGTTTTGATCCTTGGGGAGAACGGCACCGGCAAAGAGTTGGCAGCGCGTGCCGTTCACCGGCAATCGGCCCGGGCCGGGGAAGTGTTTGTCAAGGTAGACATGGGTTCTATCAGCGAGACGCTTTTTGAGAGTGAATTGTTCGGCCATGTCAAGGGCGCTTTCACCGATGCCCGCGAAGATCGAGCCGGACGTTTTGAGACAGCCACAGGGGGGACGCTGTTTCTTGATGAGATTGGAAACCTTCCGCTGCCCTTGCAGGTCAAACTACTTACTGTTCTTCAAAACCGCAAGGTGACGCGAGTCGGCTCCAACAGTGAGATACCTATCGATATCAGACTGATCTGCGCTTCCAACGTCTCCTTGATCGAGTTGGCGCGTGAGGGCAAGTTTCGCGAGGATCTGCTCTATCGCATCAACACGGTCGAGGTTCAATTGCCACCGTTGCGTGAGAGGCCGGATGACATGGCGGTACTGGCCGAGCATTTCATGCGCCGATACGCACACAAGTACCGGCGCACCGTTACCAAACTAAGCGCCTCGTGCCTTACCAAGCTCCGAGCTTATGGTTGGCCGGGGAACGTGCGTGAGCTGGAGCATACAATCGAGCGAGCCGTTATTATGTGCGACGCATCGACTTTGCAGCCGGAAGATTTCGTTCTTTCCTCGGCCGGCAAAGCTTCGGGTGATCTGTTGATTGACAGCTTCCGCCTGGAGGAAGTGGAAAAGACAGTCATTCGCAAGGCTCTGGCCAAGCATGACGGCAATGTAACACGCACGGCCAGAGAACTCGGTTTGACACGGGCGGCGCTCTACCGCAGATTGGATCGCTATGGCCTCTAA